The Mycobacterium sp. 3519A genome contains a region encoding:
- a CDS encoding MFS transporter, giving the protein MIAEALTSAGPNSRRRGGVATVLLAYAFAVIMAGTTLPTPMYALYATTMHFTVLTTTMIYAAYAGGVLAALVVFGRWSDAIGRRPVLLGGVVVAVASAAMFLLADTVLDLVAARVLSGLSAGVFTGTATAAIIEAAPPKWRTAAPAIATIANIGGLGAGPLLAGVLVQYCPAPLQLAFVMHIVLAVAAGLAVIGVPETSTKTGYLGMQRLRLPAQVRATFALAAIGTFAGFACVGLFAALAPSFLSTMIGIDNHAAAGVVASCAFLASAVAQVAVKRIQPQRAMALGCATLVIGMITLTAALVSTSLAGLVVAAMTSGAGQGISFSRGLASVTEATPADRRAEVSSALFVVAYIAISLPVIGEGLVADRWGLRSAGIGFAVSVGVLAAGCLIALLTRQPRRQPGPARSWC; this is encoded by the coding sequence ATGATTGCAGAGGCGCTTACCTCGGCGGGTCCAAACTCAAGGCGCCGTGGCGGCGTGGCTACCGTGCTGCTGGCATACGCGTTCGCCGTGATCATGGCCGGCACCACGTTGCCCACCCCGATGTACGCGCTCTACGCCACCACGATGCACTTCACGGTGCTCACCACCACGATGATCTACGCAGCCTATGCCGGTGGGGTATTGGCGGCGCTGGTGGTCTTCGGACGCTGGTCCGACGCGATCGGCCGACGCCCTGTTCTGCTCGGCGGCGTCGTCGTCGCGGTGGCCAGCGCCGCGATGTTCCTGCTCGCCGACACGGTGCTCGATCTAGTAGCCGCGCGCGTGCTGTCCGGGCTGTCGGCCGGTGTCTTCACCGGCACCGCCACCGCAGCGATCATCGAAGCCGCACCGCCGAAATGGCGCACCGCGGCCCCCGCGATCGCGACCATCGCCAACATTGGTGGGCTGGGCGCCGGACCCTTGCTGGCCGGTGTTCTCGTCCAGTACTGCCCCGCACCGCTGCAGCTGGCCTTCGTGATGCACATCGTGTTAGCGGTGGCGGCTGGCCTTGCCGTCATCGGCGTGCCCGAAACATCAACAAAAACCGGATACCTCGGGATGCAGCGGCTGCGACTTCCTGCCCAAGTGCGTGCCACGTTCGCACTCGCGGCGATCGGGACGTTCGCGGGATTTGCGTGCGTGGGACTGTTCGCCGCGCTGGCACCATCATTCCTTTCCACCATGATCGGCATCGACAACCACGCTGCAGCCGGGGTCGTGGCCAGCTGCGCCTTCCTCGCCTCAGCAGTGGCTCAGGTAGCGGTTAAGCGGATACAGCCCCAACGCGCGATGGCATTGGGCTGCGCAACACTGGTGATCGGCATGATCACCTTGACGGCGGCACTGGTCAGCACTTCACTCGCCGGACTCGTCGTGGCCGCAATGACTTCCGGTGCGGGACAAGGCATCAGCTTCAGCCGCGGCCTGGCTTCCGTCACCGAGGCCACGCCAGCCGATCGGCGGGCCGAAGTCAGTTCAGCACTGTTCGTGGTGGCTTACATCGCCATCTCCCTACCCGTCATCGGCGAAGGCCTGGTCGCCGACCGCTGGGGTCTACGCAGCGCTGGCATCGGCTTCGCCGTCAGCGTCGGTGTACTCGCCGCCGGCTGCCTCATCGCGCTACTAACTCGGCAGCCGCGCCGCCAGCCAGGCCCCGCGCGAAGCTGGTGTTAA
- a CDS encoding TVP38/TMEM64 family protein: MTDIEEPAAGGRRRHIVRLALFAGFLLGLFYLVAVSHVIDVDDIRQTVAATGPAAPLTYIVVAAVLAALFVPGPILAAGSGVLFGPVLGVFVTLGATVGTAIIASLIGRRAGRDSARALLGADRADRLDRLIDRRGLWAVVGQRFIPGVSDALASYAFGAFGVPLWQMAVGAFIGAAPRAFVYTALGASIGDLSSPLAYSAVAVWCVTAVVGAFVTHRGYVKWRDRRREPDATQ, encoded by the coding sequence ATGACCGATATCGAGGAACCCGCCGCAGGTGGCCGGCGCCGCCACATCGTGCGACTGGCACTGTTCGCGGGATTCCTGCTCGGGTTGTTCTATCTGGTCGCCGTCAGTCACGTCATCGACGTCGACGACATCCGGCAGACGGTCGCCGCCACCGGCCCCGCCGCGCCGCTGACCTACATCGTGGTGGCGGCCGTGCTCGCCGCCCTGTTCGTCCCCGGCCCGATCCTGGCCGCAGGCAGCGGTGTGTTGTTCGGCCCGGTGCTGGGGGTGTTCGTGACACTCGGCGCGACGGTCGGTACGGCGATCATCGCCAGCCTCATCGGCAGGCGCGCAGGCCGGGACAGCGCACGGGCGCTGCTGGGCGCGGACCGCGCCGACCGTCTCGACCGACTGATCGACCGTCGAGGCCTGTGGGCCGTCGTCGGTCAGCGATTCATCCCCGGCGTCTCCGACGCGCTGGCCTCGTATGCGTTCGGGGCGTTCGGAGTTCCGTTGTGGCAGATGGCCGTTGGAGCGTTCATCGGGGCGGCGCCGCGGGCCTTCGTCTATACCGCGCTTGGCGCGTCGATCGGGGACCTGTCCTCGCCGCTGGCCTACTCCGCCGTCGCGGTCTGGTGCGTGACGGCCGTCGTCGGCGCTTTCGTCACGCACCGCGGGTACGTGAAGTGGCGTGACCGGCGCCGGGAACCCGACGCCACGCAGTAG
- a CDS encoding universal stress protein, with amino-acid sequence MSGYRTVIVGTDGSDSSMRAVERAGAFAAQENAKLIIASAHIPHVDRGSWSHAPTHDHVADPRAADTLGREGYMVHGDAPVYAILRDARDKAKGAGAHDIEERAIEGAPVDALIHLAQEVKADLIVVGNVGLNSVAGRLLGSVPADVARKSKIDILIVHTAG; translated from the coding sequence ATGAGCGGCTATCGGACAGTGATCGTCGGCACGGACGGGTCGGACTCGTCGATGCGGGCCGTCGAGCGGGCGGGGGCGTTCGCGGCGCAGGAGAACGCGAAGCTGATCATCGCCAGCGCGCACATCCCGCACGTGGACAGGGGTAGCTGGTCACACGCGCCCACGCACGACCACGTCGCCGACCCGCGTGCCGCCGACACCCTGGGCCGCGAGGGCTACATGGTGCACGGCGACGCGCCGGTCTACGCCATCCTGCGCGACGCACGCGACAAGGCAAAAGGCGCGGGCGCACACGACATCGAGGAACGCGCCATCGAGGGCGCACCGGTCGACGCCCTGATCCACCTGGCTCAAGAGGTCAAGGCGGATCTGATCGTCGTCGGCAACGTCGGCCTCAACTCGGTGGCAGGGCGGTTGCTCGGCTCAGTGCCCGCCGACGTCGCGCGCAAATCGAAGATCGACATCCTGATCGTGCACACCGCCGGCTAG
- a CDS encoding methyltransferase domain-containing protein: MTDDLASGFQSVDRAPDFEMFSRCLTLIDSLPFFAECKRESYELLGAGPGRRILEVGCGLADDAAALARLVVPGGSVVAVDGSAAMIDAARARHGDVEGLSFCVADAAELPYDDADFDACRIDRVLQHIADPAPAVGEMVRVLRPGGVLVAYDNDWETLTVDSADRVTTRTILNAWCDRFPSGWIGRQLVPLFLDAGLADVVVHPKTLVLRELGVADQLYLFFSTANRLAEATVLDRADAERWSDSLRTADAEGRFFSSYTGFLVSGTRTGP; the protein is encoded by the coding sequence ATGACCGACGACCTTGCTTCCGGTTTCCAGAGCGTCGACCGCGCCCCGGATTTCGAGATGTTCTCGCGATGTCTGACGCTGATCGACTCGCTGCCGTTCTTCGCGGAATGCAAACGCGAAAGCTACGAATTGCTCGGGGCAGGCCCTGGCCGCCGGATCCTGGAGGTGGGCTGCGGGCTCGCGGACGACGCCGCGGCGCTGGCCAGACTTGTCGTCCCGGGTGGTTCGGTGGTCGCCGTCGACGGCAGTGCGGCGATGATCGACGCGGCGCGCGCCCGCCACGGCGACGTCGAGGGGCTGTCCTTCTGCGTCGCTGATGCCGCCGAATTGCCGTACGACGACGCTGATTTCGACGCCTGCCGAATCGATCGGGTGCTTCAGCACATCGCCGATCCCGCCCCCGCTGTCGGTGAGATGGTTCGCGTATTGCGCCCCGGCGGTGTGCTTGTCGCCTACGACAACGACTGGGAGACGTTGACGGTCGACTCGGCCGATCGCGTGACCACTCGCACCATCTTGAACGCCTGGTGCGACCGGTTCCCGTCCGGTTGGATCGGGCGCCAGCTTGTTCCGCTGTTTCTCGACGCGGGCCTTGCCGACGTCGTCGTCCACCCGAAGACGCTGGTGCTGCGCGAGTTGGGAGTGGCCGATCAGTTGTATCTGTTCTTCTCCACCGCAAACAGGCTCGCGGAGGCGACAGTCCTCGATCGCGCCGATGCGGAGCGCTGGTCGGATTCGTTGCGCACCGCCGACGCCGAAGGTCGATTCTTCAGTTCGTACACCGGCTTTCTCGTGTCAGGAACCCGCACCGGCCCGTGA
- a CDS encoding LysR family transcriptional regulator: MHLEELEWFVALAEIEHVTEAAAELGVSQPTLSRALARFEAQVGAPLFDRANRRLRLNPYGQIMLEHARRSLAEMQSAVDRIGALRDPDTGRVRLAFLHSLASWYVPEQLRRFRESAQRISFDLFQGPAREIAQRVVNGQADIGITSPRPEGPELVWHRLYEERLCLVVPRGHRLASRARVRLSAAASEPYVALFRQAGLRQLTDELWAEEGLDPDIVFEATELSTIEGLVSAGFGVGVVPVPRVADESQVVHVPLTNVGAKREVGLVWDRNRELAPPGQRFVTFLKSAAGSPPR; the protein is encoded by the coding sequence GTGCATCTCGAAGAATTGGAATGGTTCGTGGCGCTCGCCGAGATCGAGCATGTCACCGAGGCGGCTGCGGAGTTGGGCGTGAGCCAACCGACGTTGTCGCGGGCGCTGGCGCGTTTCGAGGCGCAGGTCGGCGCCCCGCTGTTCGACCGAGCCAATCGCCGGTTGCGCCTCAACCCGTACGGGCAGATCATGCTCGAACATGCCCGCCGCAGCCTTGCCGAGATGCAGTCCGCCGTCGACCGCATCGGTGCGCTTCGAGATCCGGACACCGGTCGGGTCCGACTGGCGTTCCTGCATTCGCTCGCCAGTTGGTATGTGCCGGAACAGCTTCGGCGGTTCAGAGAGTCAGCGCAACGAATTTCGTTCGATCTGTTTCAGGGCCCCGCGCGGGAAATCGCCCAACGGGTCGTCAACGGTCAAGCGGACATCGGGATCACGTCACCGCGGCCCGAGGGGCCGGAACTGGTGTGGCATCGACTGTATGAGGAGCGGTTGTGTCTGGTGGTACCGCGCGGGCACCGGTTGGCGTCGCGCGCTCGTGTGCGGTTGTCCGCGGCGGCGTCAGAGCCCTACGTGGCGCTGTTCCGGCAGGCCGGCTTGCGTCAACTGACCGACGAACTCTGGGCAGAGGAAGGCCTCGACCCGGACATCGTCTTCGAGGCAACCGAGCTCTCCACGATCGAGGGCCTCGTCTCGGCGGGCTTCGGCGTCGGGGTCGTCCCGGTTCCCCGGGTCGCCGACGAATCGCAGGTCGTGCACGTCCCGCTGACCAATGTCGGCGCCAAGCGGGAGGTCGGGTTGGTGTGGGACAGAAATCGGGAACTCGCGCCGCCGGGGCAGCGCTTCGTCACATTTCTGAAGTCGGCGGCGGGCTCACCGCCGCGGTGA
- a CDS encoding MFS transporter, with protein sequence MSTESAAAPVWNGHARGSSAYGRLLTALFCAGVATFAQLYSPQAVLPLIAADLGVGAAGAALMISASTVGLAIGVIPWSSLADRIGRVRAISFSVIGATTVGVLVPFAPSFDLLLAGRFLEGLLVGGVPAIAVAYLTEEIDPAHAARAAGTFVAGTTIGGLAGRLVSSPVAEIAGWRVGVLSVAVLCGLAAVGFVKLAPPPRGFVPGNRTHANAEGSLAHRLSANLRSRRQLTLFGQAFLLMGAFVALYNYLGFRLAGAPFYLPPFAVSLVFVAYLAGTWASARAGGEASRFGRKRVLLVSVAIMVAGIAITLSNNIIAVLAGLVIATAGFFGAHSIAAGWAGRSAPIGKAQASSLYNLFYYGGSSVIGWLGGLAFDGYGWTAVAVLISALVLIAAAAAAVFLPAD encoded by the coding sequence ATGTCAACCGAAAGCGCAGCTGCCCCGGTTTGGAACGGCCACGCGCGCGGCTCGTCCGCGTACGGGCGACTGCTCACCGCGCTGTTCTGCGCGGGCGTGGCGACGTTCGCTCAGCTCTATTCGCCGCAAGCCGTACTGCCGCTGATCGCTGCCGACCTCGGTGTCGGCGCGGCGGGCGCGGCGTTGATGATCTCGGCATCCACCGTCGGTCTCGCCATCGGCGTGATCCCGTGGTCGTCGCTCGCCGACCGGATCGGCCGTGTGCGGGCGATTTCGTTCTCGGTCATCGGAGCGACGACGGTGGGCGTGCTGGTGCCCTTCGCGCCGAGCTTTGACCTGCTGCTGGCCGGGCGTTTTCTCGAAGGTCTGCTCGTCGGGGGCGTGCCCGCCATCGCGGTCGCATACCTCACCGAGGAGATCGATCCCGCGCATGCCGCGCGGGCGGCGGGAACCTTCGTCGCCGGAACCACCATCGGCGGATTGGCAGGCAGGTTGGTGTCGAGTCCCGTCGCCGAGATCGCGGGTTGGCGTGTCGGTGTCCTCTCGGTCGCAGTGCTGTGCGGGCTCGCGGCGGTGGGCTTCGTGAAACTGGCTCCGCCGCCCCGCGGCTTCGTCCCCGGCAACCGGACGCACGCCAACGCCGAAGGGAGCCTGGCTCATCGGTTGTCGGCCAACTTGCGGTCGCGCCGCCAACTGACGCTGTTCGGCCAGGCGTTTCTGTTGATGGGTGCATTCGTCGCGCTCTACAACTATCTGGGCTTTCGGTTGGCAGGGGCGCCCTTCTATTTGCCGCCGTTCGCGGTCAGCCTGGTGTTCGTGGCTTACCTGGCCGGAACGTGGGCATCGGCCCGCGCCGGAGGGGAGGCGTCGCGGTTCGGCCGCAAACGGGTGCTGCTGGTGTCGGTGGCGATCATGGTCGCGGGCATCGCGATCACGTTGAGCAACAACATCATCGCGGTACTGGCTGGTCTGGTCATCGCCACCGCGGGCTTCTTCGGCGCCCACTCGATCGCGGCAGGATGGGCAGGCCGGTCGGCACCCATCGGTAAAGCGCAGGCCTCATCGCTGTACAACCTGTTTTATTACGGCGGTTCGAGTGTCATCGGGTGGCTGGGCGGACTGGCATTCGACGGATACGGTTGGACGGCTGTCGCGGTGCTGATTTCGGCGCTGGTCCTGATCGCCGCCGCTGCCGCCGCGGTGTTCCTCCCCGCCGACTAG